The Triticum dicoccoides isolate Atlit2015 ecotype Zavitan chromosome 6A, WEW_v2.0, whole genome shotgun sequence genome has a window encoding:
- the LOC119317031 gene encoding uncharacterized protein LOC119317031 translates to MRPPPCPQPEMLSPPPSPALTTAIVALTTNRASAVSSPCFNCSSSLPSPCFHDGGSSSSPTGAAAASIPPREIRNKCPHPPRGIRHCRSRPPPCHELQPPLRRVAAGNSSGDEGLRLLIDLCTGTSADGRPTLGVSSGCYLDVTRRCKLAMGWPPLVRDLHRHLSWTFFGACHRPSPASLTPCAAPYPCAISRRSVPPSPA, encoded by the exons ATGCGGCCACCGCCCTGCCCCCAACCAGAGATGTTGTCGCCACCACCGTCACCTGCGCTCACCACCGCCATCGTGGCCCTGACCACCAACCGCGCCTCCGCCGTGTCCTCCCCCTGCTTCAACTGCAGCAGCAGCCTCCCTTCCCCTTGCTTCCACGACGGCGGCAGCTCTTCGTCCCCGACCGGTGCAGCGGCTGCCTCCATCCCACCCCGTGAGATCCGCAACAAATGCCCCCATCCACCCCGCGGGATCCGCCACTGCCGGAGCCGCCCTCCGCCCTGCCATGAGTTGCAGCCCCCGCTTCGGCGCGTCGCTGCCGGCAACAGTTCCGGCGATGAAGGGCTTCGCCTTCTCATCGACCTCTGCACGGGGACCTCTGCCGACGG TCGTCCCACCCTTGGTGTTAGCTCAGGCTGCTACCTCGACGTCACGCGTAGATGCAAGCTGGCCATGGGGTGGCCACCCCTTGTGCGTGACCTGCACAGGCATCTATCGTGGACCTTCTTCGGCGCATGTCATCGACCTTCCCCGGCATCTCTCACGCCATGCGCGGCTCCCTATCCATGTGCCATATCCCGCAG GTCTGTCCCTCCTTCCCCGGCTTGA